The following are encoded together in the Pedobacter steynii genome:
- a CDS encoding RNA polymerase sigma factor, whose protein sequence is MNKPLNHLSDQELLNRCRLNDEKAFNLLFDRYFKLLYSFGYGLIQDEDIAKELAMDVMLRLWQKKGDLVIENELLPYLFRSVKNAVYNHWRKVRIITQPLELFEDNLENSHPSADSNLVFKELEKSYNDVLNNLPEQRRKIFHLSRNENLSYAEIAEKLNLSVHTVRNQMSSSVQYFRKHFGDISKILFIMYFKW, encoded by the coding sequence ATGAATAAACCATTAAATCATCTATCCGACCAGGAGCTTTTAAACAGGTGCAGGTTGAATGACGAAAAAGCATTCAATCTCTTGTTTGACCGCTACTTTAAACTCCTTTATAGTTTCGGATATGGTTTAATTCAAGATGAAGATATTGCTAAAGAATTAGCTATGGATGTTATGCTACGTCTATGGCAGAAAAAGGGAGATCTGGTTATAGAGAATGAGTTATTGCCTTACCTTTTCAGATCTGTAAAAAATGCCGTTTATAATCATTGGAGAAAGGTCCGGATCATTACCCAACCCTTAGAACTATTTGAAGATAATTTAGAAAATTCACATCCTTCTGCGGATAGCAACCTCGTATTTAAAGAGCTGGAGAAAAGCTATAATGATGTCCTGAATAATTTACCGGAGCAAAGAAGAAAAATTTTTCATTTAAGCAGGAATGAAAACTTGTCTTATGCGGAAATTGCAGAAAAGCTCAATCTCTCCGTTCATACCGTGCGTAATCAGATGAGTTCTTCCGTACAGTATTTCCGCAAGCATTTTGGCGATATCTCTAAAATTCTATTCATTATGTATTTTAAATGGTGA
- a CDS encoding HSP90 family protein, translating to MDDSQQYLFQVNLKGMISLLSEHLYSNPNTFVRELLQNGVDAITALRTMDENHEGAISIYLPDSKHSALVFEDNGIGLKEDEIHKFLAVIGESSKREAFEAKDYIGKFGIGLLSCFVVSNEIIVESRSALSETAVRWTGKSDGTYHITKIEEERPIGSKVILYPKDEFKYLFKLEVFRKNLEYYGEALPMPIYLHHEESSYWINESGALWLEPSASKEELLAIGRKAFNTGFLDAFPISTSDGGVKGVAYILPYKAQFSGKQTHKLFLKRMFLSDDDCRLLPKWAFFIRCILNADGLDAIASREALVYNDALKGAKKEIGETIKAYLKSIGLIDRSIYQKLISTHYLHLKAIAAEDNELLQVFIDDLPFETNKGVRTFRNIRELESTIFYTPNIDDFKQVRRIAGAQGTLIINAAYTFEEELLKKIQRLDQTLKIEQISPGSLLNSFHAIDVSSDPQLADFEIRATEVLKKLNCTCSLKRFSPEDTPAIYVAPQEEIGNKQTVVSSKNPLTATLGAFAPKKKAVLPVLCFNVDNKLVKSMLGLKDPYVFPSIIHILYVQSLLLGKYPVSDTEMNLFNEALHSLIIMGMENFINI from the coding sequence ATGGATGACAGTCAGCAATACTTGTTTCAGGTAAATCTAAAGGGGATGATCTCCTTATTATCTGAACATCTGTATAGCAATCCGAACACGTTTGTGCGGGAGCTCCTCCAAAACGGAGTAGATGCCATCACTGCATTAAGGACGATGGATGAAAATCATGAGGGTGCGATCAGTATCTACTTACCTGACAGCAAACATTCAGCGCTCGTCTTTGAAGACAATGGCATTGGACTCAAAGAAGATGAAATTCATAAATTTCTTGCTGTAATTGGGGAAAGCTCTAAACGGGAAGCATTTGAAGCCAAAGATTATATCGGCAAATTCGGGATTGGCCTGTTGTCCTGTTTTGTGGTAAGTAATGAGATTATTGTAGAATCAAGATCCGCATTAAGCGAAACCGCAGTAAGATGGACTGGAAAATCAGATGGGACCTACCACATTACTAAGATCGAAGAAGAACGGCCAATTGGATCAAAGGTCATCCTTTACCCGAAAGACGAATTTAAATATTTATTTAAGCTGGAGGTTTTCCGTAAGAATCTGGAATATTATGGAGAGGCATTGCCGATGCCAATTTACCTCCATCATGAAGAAAGCAGCTATTGGATTAACGAATCAGGTGCACTTTGGCTGGAACCCTCGGCCAGCAAAGAGGAATTACTCGCCATTGGCAGAAAGGCTTTTAACACCGGATTTCTGGATGCTTTTCCTATTTCCACTTCAGATGGCGGAGTGAAAGGTGTAGCCTATATCCTTCCTTATAAAGCGCAATTCAGCGGAAAACAAACGCATAAGCTATTTTTGAAACGTATGTTTCTGAGCGATGATGATTGCCGGTTGCTCCCTAAATGGGCATTTTTCATTCGTTGTATCCTGAATGCAGATGGACTTGATGCCATCGCTTCCAGAGAAGCCCTGGTTTATAATGACGCTTTAAAAGGAGCTAAAAAAGAAATCGGAGAAACCATCAAGGCTTACCTGAAATCTATCGGACTGATTGACCGTTCCATTTATCAAAAACTGATCAGCACTCATTACCTTCACCTGAAAGCAATTGCTGCCGAAGACAATGAGTTATTGCAGGTTTTTATTGATGATCTTCCATTTGAAACCAATAAGGGAGTCCGGACTTTCAGAAATATAAGAGAACTGGAAAGCACTATTTTCTATACGCCAAACATTGACGATTTTAAACAGGTCCGCCGCATAGCAGGTGCCCAGGGAACCCTGATCATTAATGCCGCCTATACTTTTGAAGAAGAGCTGTTAAAAAAGATCCAGCGACTCGACCAGACGCTTAAGATCGAGCAGATCTCTCCGGGAAGCTTATTAAACAGCTTTCATGCCATTGATGTTTCTTCAGACCCGCAGCTGGCTGATTTCGAAATCCGTGCTACTGAAGTTTTGAAAAAGCTAAATTGCACCTGTAGCCTGAAAAGGTTTAGTCCGGAAGATACGCCCGCTATTTACGTTGCTCCACAGGAGGAGATCGGTAACAAGCAGACTGTTGTTTCTTCAAAAAATCCGCTTACCGCAACCCTTGGTGCTTTTGCACCTAAGAAGAAAGCCGTACTCCCTGTACTGTGTTTTAACGTAGACAATAAGCTGGTTAAAAGTATGCTCGGCCTGAAAGACCCCTATGTTTTTCCTTCGATCATTCATATTTTATATGTGCAATCCTTATTGCTCGGAAAGTATCCCGTAAGTGATACAGAAATGAATTTATTTAACGAGGCACTCCATAGCCTGATTATTATGGGAATGGAGAATTTTATCAACATTTAA
- a CDS encoding tetratricopeptide repeat protein encodes MSLKTTYTTYQQHAQHSGLPITQSLNKFTKDDLKISESWHQALALLDHAVQLLPENSQDVFGLYERLFMDGLDFKASVYLDETDYNFHLETVISVLERLAPHYPLAYSQIAFQYREARGTHGDAEKIACYLDKAIENNVELAVAVKGYLLYYGIILEKEEETGLRLLNSSDSIWNKLYRGHISLNKGETEGLPALIAELKETRDPLLKKNVLLFEGNYLDHTNNIDAAKSLYQELVDHYDADFAMFRLGTIIFSQSEDESVKDQAFQLWQEAFERGTIEAANHLGYHSLPSDEQSSSLEQAVYWFRLGHLYNSSFASYRLALLYLYSPEALDVEKGMYYLDEAIRNKSVDAMVEKAEILIEGSLSEKNEQEAAILLKRAAEKKLPYALNRLGYLYENGIVATNSPDLARALSYYEEAAEMNFPTAINNAARFYRYGILGEPDYKKAQAYFEKGVELNSPYSMTELGFMYEDGTITQDYQEAFNLFNQAAELDYPFAIHTAGTYLENGYHNQNPDPEAAFQYYLKGAELDYVNCQFEVGRCYRFGSGVAENPDKAIQYYLTAAEGGSPKAMVELGLCYEYEYGVEFDAQKAFDYMQQAADLGYYYGQYKLGYYYMHGLISKDSEQALLWLGKAAESGYPNANLEIGDYYMYDYDQIDQADKAFGYYQKALEQEVVNEGLGLCYEYGIGVETNNAEAFKYYEMAANNNYIVAMYHTGRCYLNGLGVKENHEEAFRWFNEAAQSDNVSAQYYTGSLLLNGKGVTMNKEEGIEWLNKAAAEEHAVAQFDLGNCYLMGDGVEENEDTAMYWFEKAADNGHEKAMKLTGRKKGK; translated from the coding sequence ATGAGCCTTAAAACCACTTACACTACTTACCAACAACATGCACAACATAGCGGGCTTCCGATAACCCAAAGCCTGAATAAATTTACAAAAGACGATTTAAAAATTTCAGAATCCTGGCATCAGGCGCTCGCTCTTCTTGACCATGCAGTGCAGCTGCTTCCAGAAAACAGTCAGGATGTGTTTGGCCTTTATGAGCGCCTTTTTATGGATGGCCTGGATTTCAAAGCCAGCGTATACCTGGATGAAACCGATTATAACTTCCATTTGGAAACAGTCATATCCGTATTGGAAAGACTGGCACCGCATTATCCCCTCGCCTATTCTCAAATCGCTTTTCAATACCGTGAAGCCAGAGGAACACACGGAGATGCGGAAAAAATTGCCTGCTACCTGGATAAAGCCATTGAAAACAATGTAGAATTAGCAGTAGCTGTAAAAGGTTATCTTCTTTACTATGGAATAATTCTGGAGAAAGAGGAAGAAACAGGGCTTCGTCTACTAAACAGTTCAGATTCCATATGGAACAAGTTATATAGGGGCCACATTTCTTTAAATAAAGGAGAAACTGAAGGACTGCCTGCATTAATCGCCGAGTTGAAAGAGACCAGGGATCCCTTATTAAAGAAAAACGTATTGCTATTTGAAGGCAATTACCTGGACCATACCAACAATATTGATGCAGCAAAATCACTTTATCAGGAGCTTGTTGATCACTACGATGCAGATTTTGCCATGTTCCGACTGGGAACCATCATTTTCAGCCAGTCGGAAGATGAATCGGTAAAAGATCAGGCCTTTCAGTTATGGCAGGAGGCTTTTGAACGCGGAACAATAGAAGCGGCCAACCATTTAGGTTACCATTCTCTTCCTTCCGATGAGCAATCCTCATCTCTGGAGCAAGCCGTTTACTGGTTCAGGCTCGGACATTTATACAACAGCAGCTTTGCTTCTTATCGCTTAGCTTTACTTTACCTATATTCTCCAGAGGCCCTGGATGTAGAAAAAGGCATGTACTACCTCGATGAAGCGATCAGAAATAAATCTGTAGACGCTATGGTTGAAAAGGCCGAAATTCTCATTGAAGGTAGCCTTTCAGAAAAGAATGAACAGGAAGCAGCGATACTATTAAAAAGAGCAGCAGAAAAGAAACTACCTTATGCGCTGAACAGACTGGGTTATCTTTACGAGAATGGAATCGTAGCAACCAACAGTCCCGATCTTGCCAGAGCACTTTCCTATTACGAAGAAGCAGCAGAAATGAACTTCCCTACAGCCATAAACAATGCAGCCCGCTTCTATCGCTATGGAATACTTGGCGAACCGGATTACAAAAAAGCACAGGCTTATTTCGAAAAGGGTGTTGAGTTAAACTCTCCTTATTCTATGACTGAGCTTGGTTTCATGTATGAAGATGGTACAATAACACAGGACTATCAAGAGGCATTCAACCTGTTTAACCAGGCTGCAGAACTCGATTATCCATTTGCCATTCATACTGCCGGAACTTATCTGGAAAATGGTTATCATAACCAAAACCCTGATCCGGAAGCCGCTTTCCAGTATTACCTTAAAGGAGCAGAATTAGATTATGTAAACTGTCAGTTTGAAGTTGGTCGTTGCTATCGTTTTGGAAGCGGCGTAGCTGAAAATCCGGATAAGGCGATTCAGTACTATTTAACAGCAGCTGAAGGTGGCAGCCCTAAAGCAATGGTAGAACTGGGCTTATGTTACGAATATGAGTATGGGGTAGAATTTGATGCGCAAAAAGCATTTGATTACATGCAGCAGGCAGCAGATCTTGGTTATTATTACGGACAATACAAGCTTGGCTATTATTATATGCATGGTTTAATCAGCAAGGATTCAGAACAGGCGCTGTTATGGCTTGGAAAGGCTGCAGAGTCCGGATATCCTAATGCCAATCTTGAAATTGGCGATTATTATATGTATGATTACGACCAGATTGATCAGGCCGACAAAGCATTTGGTTATTATCAGAAAGCCCTGGAGCAGGAAGTTGTTAACGAAGGGTTGGGACTGTGTTATGAATATGGAATCGGTGTGGAAACCAATAACGCGGAAGCATTTAAGTATTATGAAATGGCCGCAAACAACAACTATATTGTTGCGATGTACCATACCGGCCGTTGTTACCTGAATGGTCTGGGTGTAAAAGAAAACCATGAAGAAGCATTCCGCTGGTTCAATGAGGCAGCACAAAGCGACAATGTATCCGCGCAATATTATACCGGATCTTTATTGCTGAACGGCAAAGGGGTTACGATGAATAAAGAGGAAGGAATTGAATGGCTCAACAAAGCCGCTGCAGAAGAACATGCAGTAGCTCAATTTGACCTTGGCAATTGCTACTTGATGGGAGACGGTGTGGAAGAAAATGAAGATACCGCCATGTACTGGTTTGAAAAAGCAGCAGACAACGGACACGAGAAGGCAATGAAATTAACAGGCAGAAAAAAAGGAAAATAA
- a CDS encoding SusC/RagA family TonB-linked outer membrane protein: MLKINPNLKRRSLLLLACLFIYFGVSAQVKITGKVTSSDDKLPIIGASVKVRNTKVGTTTDANGSFSILAKPNDVLSISFVGYGTKDITVGTQTTIEAVLQPDANSLSEIVVTGYTSQRKKDLTGSVAVVNITQLKSQPAASAVEALQGKAPGVQIVNDGAPGSTPQIRVRGVTTINNNDPLYVIDGVPYEGKLSWFNQNDIESMQVLKDASSASIYGARANNGVVIITTKKGTLGAPKITFDTYYGTQRPRKGTFPKMLNPMQYAEYLFSAYKNANEVPATGDNYGNGATPTLPDYLVAGKVAGQKITAADADPSKYNYSRDPGTFYQITRANKEGTQWFDEITRNAPVQNYQLSASGGGENATYSFAVGHLNQKGTIEYTGFKRYNARANTTFTALDKKLRFGENMQYSYSEGFGFGVNPNVSGEYQDEGSAISWAYRMNTIIPVYDIKGNFAGSRGSQLGNSENPLAFLFRAKDNLNKSNFFFGNVFGELDVVDGLTARTSFGMRYENFNGVSMRYPNLEFSEGNNSNNLNEYQGYNTEWTWTNTLTYSKVFADKHRLNLLAGTEAIRSNTRRLDAGRNEFFLLGDPNYYYLGGGSKNISNMSIGTVGSLFSLFGRADYSYDDRYLASVTIRRDGSSNFGPENKYGNFPAASVAWRMSEESFIKDKVKWIQDLKIRVGYGETGNQRIPGFQYLNRFQSSIINSAYSFDGNNNVTPGLWQNNYQNPSIKWESLSSINVGLDFSLFNSSIDGSFDWYNKKTSDMLYPIPLPSTGVGLGASPFVNVGDMSNKGVELTLVYHYGKSEDKAFKFDVGVNFSKNVNKVVKLAPGITQQPYGTFRTLQTSILQEGKPFGSFYGYDILGIYQNAEEINQSASYTGARVGGFKFRDVNGDNKIDPGDRTIIGNPNPDFLYSLNFNASYKNFDISMFFNGVQGIDLYEATRYFTDFSTFNGAKSTRLLDAWSPTNTGSKTPSANIRASDLEYASSSYYVQDGSFLRMKNLQIGYSLPTEKVFGPKWGVSKLRIYASTTNLFTLTNYTGLDPEVSQETETFSALGVDRGIYPSPRQFLLGLSVGF, from the coding sequence ATGTTAAAAATCAACCCAAATCTCAAAAGGAGGTCTCTCCTTTTGCTGGCCTGTCTATTCATTTATTTTGGAGTCAGCGCCCAAGTTAAAATCACTGGAAAAGTGACCAGCAGTGATGACAAACTACCCATTATCGGAGCTTCAGTAAAAGTCAGGAACACCAAGGTCGGGACCACTACCGATGCAAACGGTAGCTTCTCAATCCTGGCAAAACCGAATGATGTACTTTCCATTTCTTTTGTAGGGTATGGAACCAAAGACATTACGGTGGGCACACAAACCACAATAGAGGCAGTGCTCCAGCCGGACGCCAACAGCTTAAGCGAAATTGTGGTAACCGGTTATACCAGTCAGCGGAAAAAAGATTTAACAGGATCCGTTGCTGTGGTGAACATTACCCAGCTCAAATCGCAACCCGCAGCAAGTGCTGTAGAAGCACTGCAGGGTAAAGCCCCGGGGGTGCAGATTGTAAATGATGGAGCACCGGGATCTACCCCACAGATCCGGGTCCGTGGGGTAACTACCATTAATAATAATGACCCTCTCTATGTAATCGATGGCGTTCCTTATGAAGGCAAGCTAAGCTGGTTCAATCAAAACGATATTGAAAGTATGCAGGTGCTGAAAGACGCTTCTTCTGCTTCCATTTACGGAGCGAGGGCAAACAACGGCGTGGTGATCATTACGACTAAAAAAGGGACACTCGGCGCACCGAAAATTACTTTTGATACTTATTATGGAACCCAGCGGCCAAGAAAGGGAACCTTTCCAAAAATGTTGAACCCCATGCAATATGCTGAGTATCTTTTTTCAGCCTATAAAAATGCAAATGAAGTGCCGGCAACGGGAGATAATTATGGAAACGGGGCTACTCCAACACTGCCGGATTATCTTGTAGCGGGAAAGGTGGCAGGACAAAAAATTACTGCTGCGGATGCAGATCCTTCTAAATATAATTACAGTCGTGATCCCGGAACTTTTTATCAGATCACAAGGGCTAATAAAGAGGGAACACAGTGGTTTGACGAAATTACCAGGAATGCACCGGTGCAAAATTATCAGCTCAGCGCCTCAGGAGGTGGAGAAAATGCAACCTATAGCTTTGCGGTAGGTCACCTGAATCAAAAAGGAACAATTGAATATACTGGCTTCAAGAGATATAATGCCAGGGCAAATACTACCTTTACTGCGCTGGATAAGAAACTTCGATTCGGAGAAAATATGCAGTACAGTTATTCTGAAGGTTTTGGCTTTGGAGTGAATCCAAATGTTTCCGGCGAGTATCAGGATGAAGGGAGTGCCATTAGCTGGGCATACCGGATGAATACCATTATTCCTGTTTATGATATCAAAGGTAATTTTGCGGGTAGCCGTGGAAGTCAGCTGGGCAATTCGGAGAATCCTTTGGCTTTTCTTTTCCGTGCAAAAGACAATTTAAATAAAAGCAATTTCTTCTTTGGGAATGTTTTCGGAGAGCTGGACGTTGTAGATGGCCTTACTGCCAGAACAAGCTTCGGGATGCGTTATGAAAATTTTAACGGTGTGAGCATGCGCTATCCCAATCTGGAATTCTCTGAAGGTAATAATTCCAATAACCTGAATGAATATCAGGGCTATAATACTGAATGGACCTGGACAAATACACTGACCTATAGTAAAGTTTTTGCGGACAAACACCGCTTAAACCTCCTGGCAGGTACAGAGGCCATCCGTTCCAATACACGACGTCTGGATGCCGGAAGAAATGAATTCTTTCTTTTAGGGGATCCCAACTACTATTACCTTGGCGGAGGCTCTAAAAACATCAGCAATATGAGTATCGGTACGGTAGGATCCCTATTCTCCCTTTTTGGGCGTGCTGATTATTCTTATGATGACCGTTACCTGGCCAGTGTGACCATTCGCCGTGACGGTTCTTCTAACTTCGGACCTGAAAATAAATATGGTAATTTCCCGGCAGCAAGTGTGGCCTGGAGGATGTCTGAAGAGAGCTTCATCAAAGATAAGGTGAAGTGGATTCAGGATCTGAAAATTCGTGTAGGTTATGGAGAAACGGGAAATCAAAGAATTCCAGGTTTTCAATACCTCAACAGGTTCCAGTCTTCGATTATCAATTCTGCCTATAGTTTTGACGGAAATAATAACGTTACCCCAGGTTTATGGCAGAACAATTATCAAAACCCGTCCATTAAATGGGAGTCTTTAAGCTCCATTAATGTGGGTCTGGATTTCAGCTTGTTTAATTCGAGCATTGATGGTTCATTTGACTGGTATAATAAAAAAACCAGCGATATGCTGTATCCCATTCCTTTGCCTTCTACAGGAGTAGGTCTTGGCGCATCACCTTTCGTAAATGTGGGTGATATGAGCAATAAAGGGGTGGAGCTGACATTGGTTTATCACTATGGAAAAAGTGAAGACAAAGCCTTCAAATTTGATGTTGGCGTTAACTTCTCGAAAAACGTGAACAAAGTTGTGAAGCTTGCTCCGGGAATTACCCAGCAGCCATATGGCACATTCCGTACTTTGCAGACAAGCATCCTACAGGAAGGTAAACCTTTTGGCTCTTTCTATGGATATGACATTCTGGGCATTTATCAGAATGCGGAAGAGATCAACCAGAGTGCTTCTTATACCGGAGCCAGGGTTGGCGGTTTTAAATTCAGAGATGTGAATGGCGATAATAAGATCGATCCCGGAGACCGCACAATCATTGGAAATCCCAATCCTGATTTTCTATACTCTCTGAATTTCAATGCTTCTTATAAAAACTTTGATATTTCCATGTTTTTTAATGGGGTACAAGGGATAGATCTCTATGAGGCAACCCGGTATTTTACAGATTTCTCTACTTTTAACGGAGCTAAGAGTACCAGGCTTCTGGATGCATGGAGCCCAACAAATACGGGTAGTAAAACCCCTTCGGCAAATATCCGGGCCTCGGATCTGGAGTATGCATCTTCCAGTTATTATGTTCAGGATGGAAGTTTCTTACGTATGAAAAACCTGCAGATTGGTTATTCTCTTCCGACGGAAAAGGTTTTCGGTCCGAAATGGGGGGTCAGTAAGCTAAGGATTTATGCAAGTACCACCAATCTTTTTACGCTGACCAATTACACCGGACTGGATCCTGAAGTGAGCCAGGAAACAGAGACGTTCTCTGCCCTTGGGGTAGACCGCGGGATTTATCCAAGTCCGCGTCAGTTTCTATTAGGTTTAAGTGTAGGTTTTTAA
- a CDS encoding RagB/SusD family nutrient uptake outer membrane protein, whose product MKKINYIIFSLFLITVMGCSKSFLEKNPQGELTGEQSTSQEGVEAFLTGAYSLLNGNVNGTFGNYGAAPSQWLLGEVTSDNAHKGSDNGDQPNMNLLERHSPTSTNDNLENVWARCFEGILRCNNTLKFLSLVQSGDKKFPDARAKEIQAEARVLRAHYYFFLVRIFKNVPLITETTTETAVDNTPDVYPAIINDLKYGVDNLAPVNATNAITRINKVVAQAYLGKVYLYQKKYQDALPLLNAVIASRPDLETLPYTNNFDITKENGPEAIFAVQHSVGADGTGGDNGNVGDILNFPYGNGLPITCCGFFQPSIDLANAFKVDAAGLPYPDQTYRVNPYKSDFGLTDAEKKAYQLDKTLRVDPRMDYTMGRRGVPFHDWGVMQGDSWIREPSNGGPFVAYKNVIDASQVSSGTGPGNTNVTGLNVNIIRLADVYLMAAECEVEAGSLPNALTLVNKVRARAAKLPVKQVEGAAVAAYKVSPYPSFPDQGYARKAVRTERRVELALEGHRFYDLVRWGIAKTTLDSYFQFEGGYFPYLKTVVMEDRDEYFPIPQNQIDRSQGILKQNPGYN is encoded by the coding sequence ATGAAAAAGATTAATTATATCATATTCAGCCTGTTTCTGATTACGGTAATGGGCTGTAGTAAATCCTTTCTAGAAAAGAATCCCCAGGGAGAATTAACCGGAGAACAATCTACCTCCCAGGAGGGAGTAGAAGCGTTTTTAACGGGAGCCTATTCTCTTTTAAATGGAAATGTGAACGGTACTTTTGGCAACTACGGAGCTGCACCAAGTCAGTGGCTTTTAGGAGAGGTAACCTCCGATAATGCACATAAAGGAAGTGATAACGGAGATCAGCCCAATATGAATTTATTGGAAAGGCATTCGCCAACGAGCACCAATGACAACCTGGAAAATGTATGGGCACGTTGCTTTGAAGGAATTTTGCGTTGTAATAACACCTTGAAATTTTTAAGCCTTGTACAAAGCGGAGACAAGAAATTTCCGGATGCAAGGGCAAAGGAAATTCAGGCCGAGGCAAGAGTGCTGCGCGCACATTACTATTTCTTCCTGGTCAGAATTTTTAAAAATGTACCACTGATCACTGAGACAACAACCGAAACGGCCGTAGACAATACGCCTGATGTTTATCCGGCTATTATAAATGACCTGAAATATGGAGTGGATAACCTGGCTCCTGTAAATGCGACCAATGCGATTACCAGGATAAACAAGGTGGTTGCACAGGCCTATTTAGGAAAGGTTTATTTGTATCAAAAGAAATATCAGGATGCATTGCCTTTACTGAACGCAGTGATTGCCTCCAGGCCGGATCTGGAAACTTTACCCTACACAAATAACTTTGATATCACTAAAGAGAATGGCCCTGAAGCGATCTTTGCTGTTCAACATTCTGTTGGTGCAGATGGTACCGGTGGTGATAACGGGAATGTCGGGGATATTCTGAATTTCCCTTATGGCAATGGTTTACCCATTACCTGTTGCGGTTTCTTTCAGCCTTCTATCGATTTGGCTAATGCTTTTAAAGTAGATGCAGCGGGTTTACCTTATCCGGATCAAACCTACAGGGTGAATCCTTATAAATCTGATTTTGGCCTTACTGATGCGGAGAAAAAAGCCTATCAGCTGGATAAAACACTGAGAGTTGATCCAAGGATGGATTATACTATGGGAAGAAGAGGGGTTCCTTTTCATGATTGGGGAGTGATGCAGGGTGATTCCTGGATTCGTGAACCTTCAAACGGAGGGCCTTTTGTAGCCTATAAAAATGTAATTGATGCTTCGCAGGTTTCCAGCGGAACGGGACCTGGAAATACGAATGTTACCGGTCTGAATGTGAACATCATCCGCCTGGCAGATGTGTACCTTATGGCCGCAGAATGTGAAGTGGAAGCCGGAAGTTTGCCGAATGCATTGACGCTGGTAAATAAGGTGCGTGCCAGAGCTGCCAAGCTGCCAGTTAAACAGGTAGAGGGAGCGGCTGTAGCCGCTTACAAGGTTAGTCCTTACCCTTCGTTTCCGGATCAGGGTTATGCGCGGAAAGCAGTGCGTACAGAGCGTAGGGTAGAGCTTGCGCTGGAAGGTCATCGTTTTTATGACCTGGTAAGATGGGGCATTGCTAAAACAACCCTGGATAGCTATTTCCAATTTGAAGGCGGTTATTTTCCTTACCTGAAAACAGTGGTGATGGAAGACCGGGATGAATATTTCCCAATCCCACAAAATCAGATTGATCGTAGTCAGGGGATCCTGAAACAAAACCCGGGATACAACTAA